The Deefgea tanakiae DNA segment CCACGCAATCACAGGCGTCCATAAACCGAGTAATAACCAAGAACGGCGGTGCTGCATCCACTCGCGCAGCATCAGCGTTTTAATTTGTTGCATGTTCTTTCTCCATGCTGGGTTGGGCAAGAGCCACAAATAGATCGGCTAGTTCGACGCGGAAGATTTGACCTAATTCAGCCAAATTGGCCGGTGCATTGCCAGCAAAAATGGCGCATTCGCCGCCCATTTGGCGGAAGCGATGCAGCGGCGCGGCGGCTTCGATTTGGGCTGCGGCGTCTAAGCCATAGCGCACGCCAATAAAGCGCTCTTCCAAATTAGAAATGCTGTCGTGCAGCACCAGCTCGCCATGGTTAATCATCATCACATCCGACAAGAGATTTTCGATTTCATCGACCTGATGCGTTGCAATCAGCACGGTGCGCTCATCGGTGCACCAATCGTTGACCAACATATCGTAAAACGCTTTGCGCGCTGGAATATCCAGCCCCAGTGTCGGCTCGTCTAAAATCATCAATTTGGCGTCAATTGCGCTGATAATCGCCAAATGGAGCTGAACAATCATGCCGCGTGAGAGTTGTTTCACTTTGGCATCCAGCGGAATAATCGTGCGGGCGAGCTTTTGCTGCGCCAGTTCGAGTTTGAATTTCGGATGTAGGCCGACCATCAACTCCAGTAAATCGGCCACGACAATCCACGGCGGCAGAATTGCTACGTCAGGAATGTAGCAAACGTGTTCGAGCATCGCTTCGCGCTGGGTTTTGGGGTCAAAACCCAATATATCGATCTTCCCCTGAAATGGAATTAGCCCCATCATCGCCTGCATCAGCGACGTTTTGCCTGCGCCATTGCTACCGAGCAAGCCAATAATGCGCCCCGCTGGCAATTCAAAAGCGACTTGCTTGACGGCTGATTTCGCGCCGTATTGCACCGTCAGTTCACTCACTTTCACTAAATGATTCATGCAGATTCCTTGGGCCAAGTTAAATCGGCGGCGCTAATACCCAGCCGCTCTAGTTTGGCCACCAGTTGTGGCCACTCGGTTTGTAAAAAACGTTCTCGCTCTGAAGCCCGCAGCCGCTCGCTCGCTTGCGGCAAAACAAACATGCCCAAGCCGCGACGACTTTCGAGCAGCCCTGCGTCAACCATTGCCTGCAAGGCGCGGTTAACCGTCAGCGGATTGAGTGCAAATTCTGCCGCCAGAACGCGCACCGACGGCATCGCCGCGCCTTCGGGAGGCTGGCCATCAAGTAAGTTTTGGCTCAAGCGATCCGCGAGTTGCAGATAGATGGGCGATTGATTATTCCAGTCAGCCATGGCCTGTGCTTGTGTGTTGGTTATGTAGCACACTATATATTTAACTTTCAGCCAACGCAAGCGACACGTCTATCTACTTCTGCATCCCTCTTTGCTGAAATACACGTCAAATCGTGAGTTCACGCCGCTTTCACAGCTGATTGCCTCGATAAAAATGCCAATGCGATGGAAATATTTACATTTCGAATGCGCCCGATAGGTCTTGCCGTTCTAAATACTAAAGCGCAGAATGCGCTTTGTTTAGTCAAACTTCAAAATAACTAAACAAAATTCAACCAAGGATAGCAACCATGGCAATGCTGGCTTTTTACGACGCAAACTTTCCTTTTTCGGGTGTTCGCCCGAGTCACGTACCACAGCAAGCCGTGTGCGCCGATGCGCTAAGCGAAGCTTTAAACCGCTGTGCGATGCCTGCCGTCTTTGTACATTTGCATGGCCGTTATTTCCCACAGGCGGCATGGCCAGCTTTGCTCGATTTCCTCGCGCGTGGCGGCAATATGTTGACTTTAGGGCAAGGCGTTTTTAGCGAACCCATGGATGCCAATGGCCAGCACAAGCCGCAAGCCGCGCTGTTTCGGCAACTCGA contains these protein-coding regions:
- a CDS encoding ABC transporter ATP-binding protein; this encodes MNHLVKVSELTVQYGAKSAVKQVAFELPAGRIIGLLGSNGAGKTSLMQAMMGLIPFQGKIDILGFDPKTQREAMLEHVCYIPDVAILPPWIVVADLLELMVGLHPKFKLELAQQKLARTIIPLDAKVKQLSRGMIVQLHLAIISAIDAKLMILDEPTLGLDIPARKAFYDMLVNDWCTDERTVLIATHQVDEIENLLSDVMMINHGELVLHDSISNLEERFIGVRYGLDAAAQIEAAAPLHRFRQMGGECAIFAGNAPANLAELGQIFRVELADLFVALAQPSMEKEHATN
- a CDS encoding GntR family transcriptional regulator; this translates as MADWNNQSPIYLQLADRLSQNLLDGQPPEGAAMPSVRVLAAEFALNPLTVNRALQAMVDAGLLESRRGLGMFVLPQASERLRASERERFLQTEWPQLVAKLERLGISAADLTWPKESA